In Theileria annulata chromosome 3, complete sequence, *** SEQUENCING IN PROGRESS ***, the sequence TAGCTATTAAATCTTTTCCAGCTCCTACTACCAGAGAATCCAAAGATCCAAATCCCGGTGGTGTTAAAGTATCTCCAACCACTGTTTTCACGAAAAGACCTGCCAAACAAgttattactaattttttcattttaacttaattttaattataataaatactttgttatttctataatttaaaaattcgGAGATTTTTTTTTTCTCCATCTTTCTACTCAGAAAATTTTCCGCTAATTTTTCCCGGAATTTTCTTTGTAAagttttttatatattttatatctatctgttatatttaattctcaaatttttcaaaaaaatgtgtataagTGTGTATCATATAGTAGTAtgttaaaatgtgttagaACAGTGTTTCGAATAAAGTATCCAAATTTGAAGGTGCTACTCTATAGACCCAAGTATTACCCAAACTTCTATCTAATCTACTAGTTCTATCTTGTGCTCTTTTACGATTGACTATCAAATCCCtaaacaataaattattaccaagtattactaaattaataatatttacaaCTAAATTAAGGTATTACCTGAGATCTTCGATAACTTCTCTGTTGAGGAACCAATAAGAATGTCTGAGAGCATGTACATTAGATCCTAAGCAAGTGGTGTCAATAACATCAACATCAAGCCAGTGTTTCTTTTTCCTAGTCTCAATAATTTCCCGATTGTGCTTCTTATTTTTCTTTAGAGTCTTTACTTCTTCTAGAGTAAATGGTAGCATTATACTACCAAGCGTACACCGCTTCTCTAAAGAGGAGTCTACTGGCTCCTCAAGTGTATACAAATCATTTACACATCTACCCAACCTCTTCTTGCCAGTTATTAATTCAGCTATTTTCAATGCctataacaaatttaaataaagcATGTGTTATATATCTGAGTAAATTGATAACTAAATATTAGCAGTACCTTATCGTTGATATCAGAATAAATGGTAATGTGACTGcaatataatttaagtCTGGGATAATcattttgaataaaatcCTGGACAGGATAAAAAGGATTAAGAAAAGTAACGGTAAGGATTTTAAGTTTCGGATGGGAGGAATTGCGATTTTCACTGAGTGGTAAAAATAAGTCAGAATATTCTTTCGAGTTTAAAATCTGAGTAAAAGCGCCTAGGAACATGGTCGCACCCATGGAATGTGCCATAATGTGTACGTCATGAATATTGTTTACCAAAAGAGCCTGTAGCATTCGGATAAAAGTATCAACAGTTTTTGGGCAGGTGCTACTCACAATCGCCTCTTTAAACTGAGTTAATTTGTTTCCTGAGGGCCAACTGAATACAAACGGTTTAATGTATTGAGGATAGTTTCCAAAGGAAATAATTTGTGCAAATATACCTAAAGAATCAGAACACTTGACATTAAAACCGTGAATATAAATCCAAGCCTCTAAAGCCCTAACTTCCTCCTTTCTGACCCAACCATCAACcgataatatattgtaatttttagCACGGTTAATCCTACTATCTAGTCCTTGGTTCAGTGAATCCAAAACTTTAGCAGGTTTGTGACTCTCAGTTTTAGTAGTGTTTAATACTATCTTTACAGATTTACAATAATCAGTTACAAATTCATGTAAACCGTCACGGTTAATTTTGGGGTTTTGTACATACCcgttaatattaattccCTTATTGTCATCTACGGAAATGTTCAAATTACTTGAATCCAGAGGTGTAAAATTAGGTGTATGAAGAGTTAGAGCACTTATCAAGCACTCCATACAATTTACAAAAGTGGTCAGAGGTATGCCGGGTTCCTTAATACCAAAAAGCTCATTTATATCCTGGAAAATGTCACGAATGTGTACATTTTTAAGCACGTTAAAGTATGGGTTTTTCTTACCATTGAGATATGAATCAATGTTTCCGTACCGATAACCGACAATGTCATTTGATACATGGTTCAAACTCATTACTATGTGACTATCCGTACAATAATACTTACTATCCATACGCTCACGAAATACGTAACCTTTgtttgtaaataattttgtcAAAATGTTCttcttatttttattagtgTTGTGACCTTTTGGTGTTAGGATATCTCCGAGCATCTCAGAATTATTTGATGACTCACTAATTGAACTTGTTTTCTTCATTAGGTGAAATTTGTTGTAATTGAAAAATGTATTTGCCCCcagatattttaaaactcTTCCTCCTCGTTTCCCATCAGTTTCAGGCACTGTGAAGAAACGTAAAATCCTTGGATATGTCCTGAAAAATGGGCCTGAAACACAACATTCAGCTGCCGCTACTCCTAATCCTACATCGCTCTCACCACCTTCATATCTGACCCAGCCAATTATAACATTTGAAAATCCGGCGTTAGTACCCACTTCCCTGCTCTTAAATGGTGATAAAGGTAATCCTATAagattattatactaaGTAAGGGGGACTAGATAAGGAAATAACTAAGTATCTAAGTCTAGATAACTAAGTGCCGTGTGATCAAGCAACTTAAGGCGATACCTGATTCCCAGAAACCCATTAATAATTCACCGTGATAATTCGGTGAATTCCAGAAACCAAAACCATGAGGTTTAAATTCAGAATTTAGTTGTCCAACATATTGAAAGGAGTCATAACTGCCTCTTTTTTTAAAGTGCAAAAAGTCAATAAAACACTTGAAAGAATAGTAAATAGAGTTGGGCTTCTTAAATCTAGTGAGAGTAACTTTGTACGCTGGGATTTTCCCAGTATTAAGATTATTTGCGCCCATATTTGGTGCATTTAAACTCATTTCCTCAAAGCCTGTAACCTTGAAGGTTTTAACATCCTCATTAATGATCGTAAGTAACAAGTGCGGGTAAAAGAAGCGATAAATAAACgcaattaaattaaaaaagaGGATTAAAATTGTGTAAACGGTAAGGAAAATGGTATCGTAGAAAAATATCCCAAATATGTTATAGGCTCTAATATTGAAAACAGCTCTAAGATTATCCTGGCCTGAACTTTCCTGCAGAGATGAGTTCAtggaataattataaatcattaaaacTGGGTACAAGATGaagtaaattttaacagTTATTTTACTGAGGCTGACGATTTTAGAAAAGGTGTTTGGGTGAATacaaatgtataaatttactaCTGAAAACACTGTGGAACcgataaaaatgataagaCTTAAGTTATTCAAGTTATCAATATATAGTGAATACCAACTCTTGTGAGTATTCCCTCTGATGGTACCAGGGTCTGTAGGGTCAAAATGCTGAGAAACCAACGACGTGGTAAGAATTACACAAATTACCATGAAAATATGTCCTATACAAACTGCATATGGACAGTTTTTAAACTCTCCAGTATATCTTCTAATTGCTTCTCTATACTTCATGTAATGTAATGTACATAACATAGAATGATTCAGTTGTTCTGGATATACAGCCGTATCAAATACTTCGATTTGTATTACGTCATCTGTATCAAGTATGTGGTTAATGTGTTGGAGCTAACAAGTGTGTAATCTCTTAATAATATAGTATTAGTgacaaattatatatctaggaataataatgaattgaCTAGGTATATAAGAATGATGAAGATGTGTAAAAAAAGTTACTTTGTGAATCAGTTTGAGTTAAATCAGTATTATCTGAATTTTTGGATTCCAATTTTTCTTCGTTTTCATTTGATTCTTGGTTAGATTTAGTTCGGAAGAAAGTCATGAATTTGAAGGGAGTTTCTTCCTTTTTAGAGGTATTCAAGCTCTCATCCATGGCCTCGATTAAATTGTCGGTGCTTTGTACTTCGGCACCTTCTTTAGacttcatttttaaaacttttagataatttaacaaGTATTTTCTTGGTAAATAAGAAATGTGTTGGAATTTGCGATTAAAACTTCGGTGGAATTCGATTCTACAATAAGACTAAATCAAAGAGTGGATGGGACccataataatttaaatcatgTATAATGTACATAAACcttaaaataatgaatatttagctggttaaatattaaaggAATGATCACACAAAAGCAAGAATCAAATTGCACAAATAAGTTACCCGATAAAAGGGCTAAAAGTTAAGGAAAATCCTTGCACATTTCttccaaattttaatagtctaaaaattaaaaaattttaaattttataatccaaattaaacataaaaatCTAAAAGTCCAAAAGAGTTCCAGATCAATGACTCAAACACGAAATTAAAGGAACTCaggaataaaattataaaattaaatttcgAGTTAATcaatagtataataattatttaaaggTTTTTAGAGTCATTTAAGGTCAAAATTGAgatttaaaacattaaaagCCCTATATCAGAATCTTGCCAAAAcatgtaaaaataatataaaaccGCCAAACAATCTCAAgataataaacaaaaagataaatttgttttaaataatttatgagAAGATCTTGTTAGAAATGTCTTtggtttaaaaataaagaagCTTCCAATCTAGACCTGGAGTGTGTAACTTTAAccaaatttttaaaattttcgttttatgaatatttgttgtcatttgaaatttttaatatttaaaatttataaattatttattatcattatctATTCCCCATTAATTAACGTTGTTTTATCTCATTCTTCCtgatattttacacatcaccattcataaatatttaacattttattctaatttattactcctattattgatttgttaattttcaaatctgaataatttgttaatttaacaCGATCATTATCCTGTTAATTAGTTgatttgttaatatttaagATGGAGTTAACAACAGAGGAGGCACAGTCTCGTGTTGCTTTATTAGGGGCACATACAAAATCTTTATCAACATTTTTCGAGGAATTCACCAGTCCACTTAATTTACAAGATGAAGATGGAGATTATAAACCTTTTGGcgataaaaaatataaaaaccAATTGGtaagttaaatatttaatcaaatttaatcGTTTTTAGCAAatgattaaaaatgattCCTCTAAAGTTTTGAAAGTTTACATGGACGATGTCAGACAAGTACgttcaattttatttaccTGTCACATATAACTCTAATTATAGTAATATAGTGTGTAATATAATCTATGTTGATGAttttttagtattttttGAAGGAGAACCATGATAAGGATTTTTATGAAGGACTAATGATGAACACGTACCGTTACCTTGAACTACTGTACATTGCGTCTGAGATGGTTTTAGAAAAACTTACAAAAGACGAAAATTATCCAGTTAGTCTTGATATCTGGTTAATTTAGCCCTTATGTAGTTGGTCTGGGCATGAtgtaatgaatttatagaaatttgGATTATATTATGATCCAATTGATGAATTGAGAGTATCAAGAATgaaacaaaataaattgCCAATTAACTTGAGATCCAACTAGTATTCTCCCTTAAcatattattcatttatcaataccctaaatatataataccACTGAAGTGTGTATAATCTTTTGTAGTGATATATTATTGGTAAATGGAAATGAtgattatataatgaaGATGAAATACGTTAACGCCGATTTTGTGGGCTGCTTGGTATTGATTGAAGTTGACGTGTTTAAAGTGGCTAACATTTCAccaaaattattgattGCAACATATGAATGCGATATTTGCCATAACCACTCCTACAAAACTGTAATACTGCTAACTAACTAGATTAACCATAATACTAATGATGGAGTAGATTGAGggaaataattatatgcCATTGATGGACTGCGTGAATTGTGTGAGCACAAGGAACGTTAAATCgtcattaaaatttcatcCAAAGTGagttttattcattaatttaatggTTAGATTAAGCAAGTTTGAAAAGTATCAAGAAATCAGAGTCCAAGAACCGCTCGTGCACCTGAACGAAGGAGAAATGCCGAAAAATCTCAAATGCCAGCTCACCAGTATATTATCAAACTAACTTACTAACtaattatatgaatatacatagtattgttattattttgtaGATTCATTGGTTGGGTTATTGAGGCCCGGTGATAACATTTTACTGTATGGTATACTATTGCCCATGTTTAAGGAGGgttttaacaataataagTTTACACTGTTGTCCGATAAGGTCTTCAAAATCCTCAACATCACACATTTAAAAAGGgattttaaactttataAACAACTAAGCAATAATTATTTCCAAGTGTATGACTGGCATACAGTTAATTAGCCCATGATTGGGATATATAGTTGGATTTCCCATAAATAGCAACTCTAACGCTGAAAATAACTCATTATTGTAGGAAAATGGAAGAATTGAGTAGGACGCCAAATGTATATGAAATACTATCAAATAGTATAGCGCCAGACATTTATGGACATCAAGATATCAAAAAAGCTTTATTGCTACAACTTGTACGTATACttactattatattaacatttacaatatacaccaatatactaataatattcacAATATACTCAACTATTAATGTTGAATGATGGAATAGATTGGAGGATGTAATGTGGTGAAGAAGGATGGAGGATTTATTAGGGGAAATATTCACATATTGCTATTGGGGGATCCTGGAGTAGCAAAGAGCCAATTGATGAAGAGAATATGCCAGATATCAACAAGGGCCATATATACGACTGGTAAAGGAAGCTCCTCTTCCGGTCTCACTGCAGCCATTGTTAAAGATCCCGTTACAGGTACTGTTTTAActaatgtatataatactAATGTCGATGATAGGTGATAGTGTGTTGGAGGGAGGTGCACTAGTGTTGGCGAATAATGGTGTGTGTTGTATAGACGAGTTCGACAAGATGGACGATGAGGATAGGAGTGCGATTTATGAAGTTATGGAACAACAGAAAGTTTCAGTGGCAAAAGCAGGTCATGTGACAACTTTGGCAGCAAACTCGTCAGTGTTGGCAGCTGCAAATCCCTTGTCTGGCGTTTATGACATTAACAAGTCGgttttcattaatattaacttGCCGCACGCCCTTCTCTCAAGGTTTGACCTACAGTTCCTACTTCTCGATAATATCAACTATAACAACGACTACAAATTGTCACAATATAAACTCAATAACACAATTAACACTTATGGGACCAGTACTGTTAGTGAAgaaaatactaatactatgACTAATGCCACCAATACTCCTAATACTCgtactactaatagtactaatactaatagtaaCACTGGTGCTAAGGATAAGAGAAAAAGAAATGATAAGTCTGCGGgatcaaaaaataaatcaaataatacAACTGACTCCGTAAATAACGGAGTGAGCAGAGGATTACAATCAGATACAATAGTCAACgtaaatttattaagaTACTATATTAACTATTGTAAAAAGTTTAAGCCAGTGGCAAGCGATGATATACTAATGGAATTGAGTAAATGGTACATCAATAACAGACAAGACGAACTGCAACAAGAactttatcaaaattatcaatattcATACACTACGCCAAGAACTATTCTGTCCATTCTAAGATTAGCACAAGTAATcacaataataatttcacagattatttaatatttaggCATTGGCGAGGATGAGATTCAGTAATGACATTAACATGTCAGATTTGGAAGAGTCAATTAGATTAACTGAGAGTATGAAGCATACCATCAACTATGAGCTTCTACAACAAAAACATAAAAGAAAAGTTACCACCTCCTCCAACATTATGTACATCATCAAGTAATCCACTAGTTATTACATAGTTATTTACGCTTGAGGGAGATATAACGATGTAATAGAAACTTGAGGAATAATTTGAAGAACACAAAGGAGAATTGGGACGGTTGGATAAATATAAACGATGTCGAGCAGCAGTTACTGTCCAATGGCTACAAAACAAAAGATTTAAACGATTTTATAAGCAAATATTCACAACTAGCAATCATACTACTCAACAGCAACAGCACACAACTATCATTTCCACAAGACATAATATGATCGTTTTCatatattacataatatttatagtatattagtggtctaaattagtatattgTATTGGCTTTagataaattcaaattaatgTTCAGGAATAAAGTCTTGATTACTTCAAGGTTTATTAAATTGGACTCAAAGGAATTTTTGGCTTTGAGGGGAGGCCTGTACAGAGTCTTTATGTTCCCATTACCGTAGTTTTGAATCACCTCCAAATCGTAATTTTTGCCGTAAAGTACGGGTTTTAGGTGCTCAATCAGCTCACTTTTGCTAATATTGAATCCCAGCGTGTTTAGCCCGTTGCAAAACTCAGTTAAAGTTAGAAATTCGGCGAAATCCGAGCCCACTGAAGCTTTGCAGAATATTTTGTACAAGAATGAAATGATTTTATCGAATTTCTCAGTGTATTCCTCGCAATTGTATAACTTACTCACACATCTGCTGCGAATCTTCGTATCGGAACGTTTCCTCTTTTTCATGACACAAATTTACcaatttgtaaaaatatttaccagtttgtaaaaataattactaatcataaaatattattaacaagTAGGAAGGAAAAAGAATATAGAAAATGTGTATGTTGagattaaaaaattaaaagttaCAGTGGTTGCTGAACAGTGGTGGGATTGTGTTTGACGCGTTTGgttttcattttattgTAGTTGCTGAGCGATTTGTTGTCCATGAATAGCTTCAAAAAGAGCTGTTTGTCTTCTTCGTTGCTGAGCACAATCAGGTACTTTGTCGGCTTCGACTTGACGTCGTTGAATACTTTGATTATGCACTTGATCAGCTCACTCAGGATCTTGAATATGTTCTCCAAGTTACTCAGCTCTTCTCCCACGCCGCCACTGACGGTTTTCGTAATGCTCGACACGTCCTCTCCCAAATATGTCCAAACATCCTTGATCTGCTTGTAAATCTCAGTTTTTTGCAAATTCACTTCATTCAGTTTATTCTTACATATATGTACTACATTATTCATCTTCTCGTTCATCTCGTTCTCAGTAGCGATTTCAtttttagtattattagtcATATTAGTACTGTCAGTGCCATTAGTCGTATTAGTGCCATTAGTACTAGCATTGCTAACATGTGTGTTATTATTGTTGGTAGCGTTAAGGAGTGATATGATATTGACTAGTTCGTTGGATAAATCTTTTAGTATTGTATTTATATCCGCTGAACTTATTTTTTCAGCTCTTAACACGTTTGTTAATTtggtatttatatacaataaatcATTGCTGATTTCCACCTCATCAAATTCCATACCAGGGTCTCCGTCATCCTTTGTGCCAGTAGTACTACTAGTACCACTATTAACCTTAGTTTCAGCTGTATCATCTAGCCCTTCTgtagtatttttataaagcTTAATGTACAAATTGATGATAAGATAGTGGAGTGATGACAGCAAGTTATCTTGGGTCTTAAAGTCAATGAGCTTAATTGTCGAGGAAAGCGTGAATCCTTTTTCTGCTTTAATACTGCCGTAGTTAACAAAGTTGCCGTACTGTAGAATAATATTGAGAATTAGCGGTAAGATTCTACTGGTTTTGATTTCCTCCATTGCCAATTTGTATACTTCCAGCTGGTCATTTATCAGGTTCAGCTGGTGTTTCAGGTCAATTAGATACTTGCAGAGCTTAATTTTACAGAGCATATTTTCTCGCAATAGTATCTCCAGCAGCATCCGTTCCACTGGTCTGTACTCCTCTAAATTACTATTCTGCTTATAGCTATTCATCAGCAACTCAATCTCATTACTGGTTGGGTAgactatatataatttcgTTATATTATCAACCACTACTGTGTCATTCAAATTTCCGAATATATCCACCGCATCCAATATTTTTTCAGTTCCGCTGTCACTTTTACCAATATTTACTGAGTTATCAGTTTCTTTCGTGGTTGTATTTTTAGTTGTGTTGTTAAGATTAATGTATACAAGACTATTAACGTTTTTCAGCAGTGTCAGATAATCTTCGTATGAGTTGAACCTCAGTATAATGGACAGGTTTTGTACtcttttattatctaaGATTTCAATCAGTTTCGTCTTTTTACTAGTGGAAGAACCGTTTGTTAGCTTGTtcttatcatttaaatctGCACTTCCCATATTTGTAAGGCTTGTGGTACTTGTGCTTGTTCTGCTAAACAGTTTCTTTATTGTCGTGGTGTCGATCAGTTCCTGGTTATATATATCACTTTCGTGGATACTGCTGAAGATAGTGTCGTTAAACTTGTTCAGCGGCTTCCAGTGCAACTTTACTCCCAATGGTAAAACTCTTTTTACTGATTTTACTGGTCCTTTAGGAATCGGTGGCGGTAATTTTCCTCCTTTTTTGGGCACTGGTGGTGGTGCTTTTCCTGCTGATTTGGCAATAGGTGGAGGTGGTACTTTCTTTCCTACTACTTTATCCTTttccaataatttatccttatctttttcttctaatttatctttatctTTATCTTTATCACTTTGTGTTTCAGAATCGTTAATTTTATCGGGTACATTGATGGTTGTTGTGAGTGTGATATCCTTTACTTCAACGTCTGAGGAACTTGAGCTGGAACTAGCTGGCGACTTTGTCGTGGGCACATTTACTGGGGATGAGATGTTACTATTTAACCTTGTGGTCAGTATTACTTCTTTCTCAGGATCTGCAATTATTTGACCTGCTTGTGTAGATTCTACTCCACTGATTTGACCTGCTTGTGTAGATTTAACTGGAATACTTTTAATGAgttccaaattattaaaagtGCTATCAATCCTTATAGGTGTTGTTCCCGCTAATTTACCTGTAGGATCAACTGAGATACCAGATTTATCCTCAGAGCCTGTTCCAATGGAACTGACTAAACTAACTTTATTTGTAGTTTGAGTAGGATAAGCGTTGTTTAGTTGATTCCCTGCCACTAAAACATCACTAACTGAGGTGCTGTATGTATAATTGCTATCACTTGTGATAAACTGGTGCAATTGTAAGCTTGTAATATTATGTGTTATAACATTGCCATTgtaatttaacaatttgaGTAGATTTTcgttatttatattttcaaacaAACTGATGTCAGCGACTGCTTCACCAGAAGCAACTTTGTCTAAGTGTTCAGGTGACCTGGTAGATTTTATCTTTGGTGTGGAACCTATTTGTAGCTTGGACATGTGATTAATGAAAGGGTGGTCTTCCTGGACGTTAACGTTATTGTAGTAATCATTTGCTATGTTATTATTGTAATAATTGTTGTGATACGGTTTACTTAACTTGATTAGCAGATTCATTGCATTTGAGAAGTTATTGCAAATCTTAAGTGCCAAAATACAAGTTTCCTTATTATGGCCTGTTAACTTGATCAAATTGTCGCACTCCTTCATGTCAATTTTCTTAATATGGttgtttataaaattaagcACACTTCCAAATACTATTGAATTTGAATCAATCTCATATTCCAGCACTTTACCCACTTCATCTTTCAAATCCACCTCACTTGTTTCATCCAAACTTATTGCACTGGAAGTCAATTTTGGACTTAAATTTGATTCCAACACACCGGAACCTAAATTAGATTTCAACTGTTTACTAGTATTTTTAGAACTAGTATTGAGTGATTTTGGTATTTGTAAGTTAGAAGTTTGTAACTCAGTCGTgttgataattattttaacgttattcaataataaaatgttattattttgttcCCAAATATCCAAGTCATACTTGGTCAACTGCATTGTCGTGTTTGTTAGCATGTTTGTATTAAATGAGTAGCTTCCAATTGATTTCCTATTAAGTTTATTCTTGTTGACTACAAAAACCAAGATGATGTCATCCTCTAGCACAACTCCgctattattataattatagatAATAACGTCCGACTCGTTAAGCGACTTTGAGTTTGGGCCTTTCGTTTGCTGGATGTTAAGGCTGTTTAAAAGACCTGAAGCCCCAGGCGATGAAGCGTTTGTTGTAGTCACACTATAGTTATATGGACATGATAACAACTTGATGTTACTGTGAACTTTGGTGTCCGACTCGTTAACTCCTGTGTCTTCTCCTTGAGTCCCACAACACTTATAATTCTTAAAGAATATGCTATTGTAATGTTTACAACTAGTATTATTTGGATCAActttagaattatttaaccATCTTTCTCCATCATTAGCTTTCTTCTCGTTGGCATATTCAGTTGCCTTGTCGGCACTTGTAGCAATGTCGGGGAAATAATTGTACATggtattattataatcgttgatttgatatatttcaatatcaatattatattgCGGTATCAGTGTGTTAATCATTACTATGTTATTAAGTTGGCACAATTTCTTACTATATAGCGATGAAGTGTTCTGAATGATATAATTCATATCCAATCCATTAGTTGGCGTACATATATTATCCTTTGCTTCACTCGTTTTACACTTTTCAGACTCCTTTATTTGTTTATCATACTCCTTAGTACGTTTCTCTAATTCTTTATTCtgtgttaaattattttttacttgACTGTTAAGTTGTTTGtaatatgataaatatcTTTTGTAACAGGTTGGCCATTTCAGCAACGGGTACATCATTGGAATATTCTCGTTATTCGGCACTCCTCCCGTATTCACTTTCCTTCTCCAAGTCAGGGTGTTCAGTAATTTTGACTCCAACTCACTGGTTTCAGTCCCCGTTGCAATCATGATGCACGCGTAGATGAGCATGATATTGAAGTTGATATTGTTGTAGTTCAAGATTATTAAGTTATCTTTGCTATCGAAATTTATCCAGAAAAGTGCCACTGACACTACCTTGAGTATGTATGTTAGTGTCGGAATATACTTGTCGTTCATTGGCAGTGAGATTATCTGACCCATGAACTCGTTCATGTACTCAAAGTTGTCGTACACACCGATGTGGTTATAACTGCACAGGTCCAGGATGACGTATTTCTGGTAATTGAGTGATGGCAAATCGGCTCCAAAGTGCTTTATGCTATAATACTTGTTATTGATGTATATCACGTTCCTGTCATCTTCACTTTCTTTCAACTTCAATATTGCCGCTTTATTTTCCTTATTATCCACTATTGGCTCaaataaaat encodes:
- a CDS encoding uncharacterized protein (note;~Tap-24g11.q1c.C.cand.162 - score = 133.02;~2 probable transmembrane helices predicted for TA03495 by TMHMM2.0 at aa 309-328 and 335-357), with the protein product MIINVDHNVNEIENLVDSTIKPEKRLVRQLSVNLRNLSESYNKMKSNKVLPSLDKNFMKQNKQRNNVNPMLLVKNENVTPLIQCINYNVFSIRTPWKYISKENTLRNNIHELLAFFKILQKLLNKYFLQYNLSTQLTERGPDDDSLQIDPKLEKHLQNGGLYKSSEVFDKETVLGKKLICVETKIYKEDNGYESDDDIDVDDNLNYLISFCNNIYNKINILFEPIVDNKENKAAILKLKESEDDRNVIYINNKYYSIKHFGADLPSLNYQKYVILDLCSYNHIGVYDNFEYMNEFMGQIISLPMNDKYIPTLTYILKVVSVALFWINFDSKDNLIILNYNNINFNIMLIYACIMIATGTETSELESKLLNTLTWRRKVNTGGVPNNENIPMMYPLLKWPTCYKRYLSYYKQLNSQVKNNLTQNKELEKRTKEYDKQIKESEKCKTSEAKDNICTPTNGLDMNYIIQNTSSLYSKKLCQLNNIVMINTLIPQYNIDIEIYQINDYNNTMYNYFPDIATSADKATEYANEKKANDGERWLNNSKVDPNNTSCKHYNSIFFKNYKCCGTQGEDTGVNESDTKVHSNIKLLSCPYNYSVTTTNASSPGASGLLNSLNIQQTKGPNSKSLNESDVIIYNYNNSGVVLEDDIILVFVVNKNKLNRKSIGSYSFNTNMLTNTTMQLTKYDLDIWEQNNNILLLNNVKIIINTTELQTSNLQIPKSLNTSSKNTSKQLKSNLGSGVLESNLSPKLTSSAISLDETSEVDLKDEVGKVLEYEIDSNSIVFGSVLNFINNHIKKIDMKECDNLIKLTGHNKETCILALKICNNFSNAMNLLIKLSKPYHNNYYNNNIANDYYNNVNVQEDHPFINHMSKLQIGSTPKIKSTRSPEHLDKVASGEAVADISLFENINNENLLKLLNYNGNVITHNITSLQLHQFITSDSNYTYSTSVSDVLVAGNQLNNAYPTQTTNKVSLVSSIGTGSEDKSGISVDPTGKLAGTTPIRIDSTFNNLELIKSIPVKSTQAGQISGVESTQAGQIIADPEKEVILTTRLNSNISSPVNVPTTKSPASSSSSSSDVEVKDITLTTTINVPDKINDSETQSDKDKDKDKLEEKDKDKLLEKDKVVGKKVPPPPIAKSAGKAPPPVPKKGGKLPPPIPKGPVKSVKRVLPLGVKLHWKPLNKFNDTIFSSIHESDIYNQELIDTTTIKKLFSRTSTSTTSLTNMGSADLNDKNKLTNGSSTSKKTKLIEILDNKRVQNLSIILRFNSYEDYLTLLKNVNSLVYINLNNTTKNTTTKETDNSVNIGKSDSGTEKILDAVDIFGNLNDTVVVDNITKLYIVYPTSNEIELLMNSYKQNSNLEEYRPVERMLLEILLRENMLCKIKLCKYLIDLKHQLNLINDQLEVYKLAMEEIKTSRILPLILNIILQYGNFVNYGSIKAEKGFTLSSTIKLIDFKTQDNLLSSLHYLIINLYIKLYKNTTEGLDDTAETKVNSGTSSTTGTKDDGDPGMEFDEVEISNDLLYINTKLTNVLRAEKISSADINTILKDLSNELVNIISLLNATNNNNTHVSNASTNGTNTTNGTDSTNMTNNTKNEIATENEMNEKMNNVVHICKNKLNEVNLQKTEIYKQIKDVWTYLGEDVSSITKTVSGGVGEELSNLENIFKILSELIKCIIKVFNDVKSKPTKYLIVLSNEEDKQLFLKLFMDNKSLSNYNKMKTKRVKHNPTTVQQPL